The nucleotide window TGGATAGGCCGGCGATGCCGATACCCATAACCACGTGGGAGGCAGTGTCCATACCCGGCATTCTCCTCCTTTTAAAATTTTCTGGTTGATTATATAAATCAGCATAGCAGATATTCTGACTTCAGTAAACGTGCTTTTACCTATATATACCCGAAAGCAAGGAGGTACATACGATGGAAGAACAATCGATTCAAGTATTTATGGAATACAAGATAGTGGAAGGAAAGGAAAGCGTGTACCAAGCATGGATGAAAGAAATGGCGAATGAATTAACCGAGATGGGAGCGGAAAATTTTTGTTGGTTTGAGGCGTTGGAGCAACCCGGGTTATATGTGGAATTGTTTACGGTTCCCTCGGTCGAAATGTACGAGTCCATAAAGAACCTGCGAAGATCCGGAGAACATCCGCGCTTTGGCGAATTGGCAAATTGGGTGCACAAACCTCTCGAGCAAATCAACTGTTGGGCTTTTCGCGATCGCTCAGCGACGATTACAAATGAGAGGAAGCGATTTTAATGACCAGCTATACAGGCCGTTTGGAAACGTTCCCCATGGGGGAATTCTGCCGGCGAATATTAAATTGGTATGAAAATAATAAACGCCCGTTGCCGTGGCGGGAAGATAAGGACCCCTATCGCATCTGGGTGTCAGAAATCATGTTGCAACAAACAAAAGTCGATACCGTTAAACCTTATTTCGAAAATTTTATGAACAAATTTCCGACCCCCGAAGCTTTAGCCGAGGCAGAGGAAGACCAAGTCATGAAAGCGTGGGAAGGATTGGGCTATTATTCGCGCGCCCGAAACCTACAATCAGCCGTTAAAGAAGTGGTTCACGATTATGGCGGTGAAATTCCGAAAAGCCCGGATCATTTTGCATCCCTAAAAGGGGTCGGCCCCTATACAAAAGGGGCTGTGATGAGCATTGCCTATGATCTTGAAGAGCCGGCCGTTGATGGAAATGTTATGCGTGTGCTTGCTCGCGTGTTGTTGATCGGCGACGATATCGGGAAACAACGCACACGTAAACAGGTAGAAGAAGATGTGCGCATGCTTATGGCCGGAACTTCTCCCGCTGATTTTAACCAAGCTTTGATGGAACTGGGAGCGTTAGTTTGCACACCGAAAAATCCTGATTGCGACGCCTGTCCGGTAAAAAATGTTTGCCGCGCTTATCAACGGGGCATGGTCCACCAATTGCCGGTAAAAGCTAAAAAGAAGAAACAACAACGACGGACAATGGCGGCAGCGGTGATAGAAAATGAGAAAGGTGAAATTCTTATTGAACAACGTCCGGACAAAGGGTTGCTTGCCGGGATGTGGCAATTTCCGATGATAGAGGAAGCGCCTGCTTTGCAACAGGAAGCGTTAAGCGATTATTTAAAAGAAGTGTATGATGTGAACGTCAAATTGGCCGCAACGGAGCAAAGGTTTGACCACGTTTTTAGCCATCTTATCTGGGACATTCATGTTTTTCGTGCCACTGCTCATGTTCAGGCAGCAAGCCCCGCCGGGAGCTGGTTAACGAAAACAGAAGCAAGGAAGTTGGCGTTTTCCGTATCCCATCAAAAAATTTGGGAAGAGCAATTGTAGTGCTCTTCCCTTCATTCATCGTTTGTGATTGGAGATGGATCCATGCTGTCCATCTTTTCTTTTGTTTCCGGCGTTCCAAGCTCATAAATGGTTCTGTACACTTGATTAATGCCGTGCTGAAATCGTTCACTATCGTCTGTTGTGAAATGTTCATTAAAATGCCGGA belongs to Salicibibacter cibi and includes:
- the mutY gene encoding A/G-specific adenine glycosylase, which translates into the protein MTSYTGRLETFPMGEFCRRILNWYENNKRPLPWREDKDPYRIWVSEIMLQQTKVDTVKPYFENFMNKFPTPEALAEAEEDQVMKAWEGLGYYSRARNLQSAVKEVVHDYGGEIPKSPDHFASLKGVGPYTKGAVMSIAYDLEEPAVDGNVMRVLARVLLIGDDIGKQRTRKQVEEDVRMLMAGTSPADFNQALMELGALVCTPKNPDCDACPVKNVCRAYQRGMVHQLPVKAKKKKQQRRTMAAAVIENEKGEILIEQRPDKGLLAGMWQFPMIEEAPALQQEALSDYLKEVYDVNVKLAATEQRFDHVFSHLIWDIHVFRATAHVQAASPAGSWLTKTEARKLAFSVSHQKIWEEQL
- a CDS encoding MFS transporter, which gives rise to MEEQSIQVFMEYKIVEGKESVYQAWMKEMANELTEMGAENFCWFEALEQPGLYVELFTVPSVEMYESIKNLRRSGEHPRFGELANWVHKPLEQINCWAFRDRSATITNERKRF